ATTTCTGCGCAAACTCGAAGTCGCGCTCGTCGTGCGCCGGAACGCTCATAATCGCGCCCGTGCCATAGTCCGCCAGGATATAGTTCCCCACCCAGATCGGGACCTTTTCCCCGTTGAACGGATTCACCGCAAAGCGGCCCGTATTCACGCCATGCTTCTCAATCGCGCCCAAAGCATCCGACTCGCGCGCCTTCTTCTGCTCCTCCAGCAGCGCCTCGATCTTCGCCGCCAGCTCAGCATCCTCGGCAGCAAATGCTTTCGCCACCGCATGCTCAGGAGCCAGCTGAACAGAAGTCGCACCGAAGATTGTGTCTACCCGAGTCGTAAATACCGTGATCACATGACAGGTGTCATCCTGAGCGAAGCGCAGATCTGCCTTTGCGTTTTTTGGAGTAGCACCGTCCACGGCAAAGTCGACCAGTGCTCCCTCGCTGCGGCCGATCCAGTTCCGCTGCATCGTGCGAACCTTCTCCGGCCAGCCTTCCAGCTTCTCCAGGCCATCCAGGAGCTCGTCCGCATACTTCGTAATCCGCAGGAACCACTGCGTCAGGTCACGCAACTCGACGATCGTATCTTCATGCCGCCAGCAGCGGCCGTTGATCACCTGCTCGTTCGCCAGCACCGTCTGGCAGTCAGGGCACCAGTTGACCTTGCTCTTCTTGCGGTAGGCCAGCCCTTTCTCGAACATCTTTACGAAGAACCACTGGTTCCAACGGTAGTAATCCGGCAGGCAGGTCGTTACCTCGGTCGACCAGTCGTAGCTCAGCCCCATGCGTCGCATCTGCGCTTTCATGGCCGCGATATTCTTCAGCGTCCATTCGCGTGGCGGAGTATTGTTCTTGAGCGCTGCATTCTCAGCAGGCAGGCCAAAGGCGTCCCAGCCCATCGGGTGCAAAACGTTGTACCCGCGCATCCACATAAAGCGCGCCAGCGCGTCGCCGATCGCATAGTTGCGCACATGCCCCATGTGAAGCTGTCCGCTGGGATACGGCAGCATCTCTAGGCAATAGAACTTCGGCTTTCCAGAGTCATGCCCCTCGGCCGCATAAAGATCTGGTGAGGCGTCCCACCGCGTCTGCCACTTCGGTTCAATCTCCGCCGGGTTGTATCTTGCCTGCCTCTCGGCCTCAGTCTTCTCGATCTCTGACATATTCTTTGATTGTAAAGAATTTCCTGGGCCTGGCAGGAATATCCTGCTCTTCCCACCCCGGTCTATCAGCCATTACTATGGCCCCGTTCTGTTATCGCCAATTCGTGAGGGATCATGGATAAACGCGAATTTCTGAAAACCTCCGGCGCATTCGCCGCAATCACCCTCTTACCCGGTTTTTCTCCTGCTGAATCCAACGATATGGCGCATAGAACCAACTGGTCAGGAAACCTTACCTACCACACCGACAAACTCTTCGAACCCTCCTCCGTTGCCGAGCTCCAGCAGGTCGTCAAGGACCATCCCAGCATCCGCCCCCTTGGCACCCGCCATGCCTTTAACGGAATCGCCGACAGCACCCAGGCCCAGGTTTCGCTCAGCAAGTTCAAAGACATCTCCATCGACGAGAAGACTCGTACCGTCACGGTCGGTGCCGGGGTCCGCTATGGCGACATCGCTCCGGTCATCGACGCCAAGGGATTTGCCCTGCATAACCTCGCCTCCCTGCCGCATATCTCTGTCCCTGGCGCGATCGCGACCGGGACCCATGGCTCCGGAATCCACAACGGCAATCTCTCCACCTCCGTCGCTGCCATCGAGTTTGTTGATGCCAACGGCGATCTCCACACCCTCTCCCGCGCCGATGGCGATAAGTTCAACGGAGCCGTCGTCAACCTCGGCCTGCTTGGCGTTATGACGAAAGTGACCCTCAACCTCGAGCCTACCTTCCAGGTTGCCCAGACCGTCTATACCGATCTACCCTTCAGCGAACTGGAGCATCACTTCGACGACATCTTCGACGCAGGTTACTCCGTCAGCATCTTCACCGACTGGCAACACGGCCGCGCCACCGAGCTCTGGCTCAAACGCCGTGTTAAGCCTGGAGAAAAGCTCGACACGCCAGCCCTCTTCTACAACGCGAAGCTCGCTACAAAGAATCTCCACCCCATCCCCGCGCTAGACCCCGTCAACTGTACCCCGCAGATGAACAAGCCCGGCCCCTGGTACGAGCGCCTGCCGCACTTCCGCATGAACTTTACCCCCTCCAGCGGCGAGGAGCTCCAGACCGAATACTTCGTTCCCCGCGCCCAGGCCTACCAGGCCATCCGCGCCGTCGAGACACTCCACGAGCGCATCACTCCCCACCTGCTTACGACCGAGCTGCGCACCATCGCCGCTGACAATCTCTGGATGAGCATGGCCTACCAGCGTGACTCCCTCGCTATCCATTTCACTTGGAAACGTCAGTGGCCCGAAGTTCAGAAGATTCTTCCGCTCATCGAAGCCAAACTTGCCCCCTTCAATCCACGCCCCCACTGGGCCAAGCTCTTTACCCTCAAAGCTGCGCAGCTTCGAGCTGTCTATCCGAAGATGGCTAATTTCAAAACACTCGTGCAGCAATACGACCCTAAAGGCAAGTTCCGCAACGAGTTCATCACAACGGAGCTTTACTCTTGAGTGGTCGCATCCAATCCACTATGACCGAAGAACTTAAAGGACAACTCGCCGTCGTCACCGGAGCCGCACGCGGCATTGGTGCAGCCATCAGCAAACGGCTCGCCTCCATGGGAGCCACCATCATCCTTGTTGCACGCGATAAATCGCGTCTGCAAAAGGTTCAGCAGGAAATCGCCGCCGCAGGTGGCACAGCCCACACCGCTGAGCTTGATCTCCTCGACGAGTCTTCTATTGTCTCTCTCGCCAGAACGGTCGAGACCCAACACCATCGATGCGACATTCTCATCAACAACGCCGGGATCGGATATGCAGGCAAATCCCTCATCGAGATGCCCTCTGCCGATTGGGACACGCTAATGGGAACCAACCTCCGTGGTCCTTACCTAATGGTTCGCGCGTTGGCTCCATTGATGATCCGCGCGCGTTCAGGCCATATCGTGAACATCTCGTCATTGGCAGGCCACAACCCTCTCCCAAATGGAGCAGCCTATGCTGCCTCTAAGTGGGGACTCAACGGACTGACCTATTCACTTGCCGAAGAGTTGCGCCCCCACAATATTCGCGTCTCCGTCATCGCTCCCGGATCGGTCAATACCGGCTTCTCCCACAGCAACAAAGATCCAAACAAGAAGCTTCAACCCGAAGACGTCGCAAATGTAGTTGCGATGCTGGTCACGCAGGCTCCGCAATCCTTTGTCAGCGAAGTCTTGATGCGCCCTACTCAGAAGCCTTGAGCAGGGCGATGCTATCGCGCGCGTCGTAGGATCGTGATCGGGATCGAACCATCCGGGCGTGCGGGAACCTTCCAGGAAAGCTCATCGCCTTTCAACTCATACGGGGTCACCCGGGTCGTATCGTCCCAATTAGGAAAAGCAGAGCGATCGGTACGAAAGGTGATGGTATGTTTGTCAGGATCGACCGTGTAGCGGCCGAAGTGAACGCTTGCACCAAGCGAGGCGTCCTTATACTCCTCCGGCGTTCCTTTGAGTTTGTTACCAGAGGAAAACTTCAACCGCTCTGACCGGTAGATCTGGACGGAATAGTATCCATCATTCGTAAAGATCACGAGCCCATGAGGATGGTCGCCGTAGTCGTGGACACGGCTTCCGTCTGGGAGCTGTTTATCGGCTGCGGTGAGAACCCACGTCCCTACAACAGACGATACCTGGGCTGGGGCCGCAAGTGGCCCTATCACCACGAAAGCAGCAAGAAGAGGAAGGCATCGAATCATCATGCGGCCAATCTAGCAATCCACCAACAGCCGCACAATTTGATTGTTCTCAACCTATTGTTGAGCCGAATTTATGCTTTTCCTGCGGCGAGTACTTATGTCGGTGACACGAGAAGCCTTGGCTCGCGATGCAAGAGCAAGCCCAAGTGCATCGACAAGAAGGGTCCTCATGCGATCTACAGCAACACCATCGGAGCGTACATTCCGATGCAATGTAACAGGCATACCTTCGAGCAGCGGTAGACCGTAGAGCGAACCAGCTGACACTAGACCATCAGGAAGGTTAAGCCCTGTGCGTGCCGTGATGCCAAGACCTCCGAGCAGCGCTGCCCATAGACCATCCAAACTGGGGCTGTTCGCAGCGATACGATACGGAATATCCGTCGCTTCCAGATGCTGGATCGCGCATTTGCGAAAAACGCATTGCGGACCAAGCACGGCAAGCGGTAATGGCTGATCCCGTGGCCGAACAAACGTGGACGAGGCAATCCAGACCACATCCAGTTTCCCAACCACGCTGGCCGCAGCACGATCTTCATGACCAATCACAACCGCAAGATCGATCTCCGTCTTCTCAATCGCATCTGCTAACGCAGCATTGCCTTCAATGCGGAGTTCGATCTGCATCAGCGGGTAAAGCGACGAAAAATGCGACAGAACAGGCGGAAGGATCGCAGCAAAATCCTGCGGGCAGCCTATACGAATATGGCCCGCCATCTTTGCTCCCTGCATCGTGTCCATCAATTCGTCGTTCAGCGAAAGGATACGGCGAGCATAGCTAAGGGCAACCTCTCCAGCTTCAGTCAGAGCCAAACCACGTCCGCGCTTACGAAACAGCGGAGCACCCAGCTCCTCCTGCAGCCGCTTCATCTGCAAACTGATAGCTGAAGGAGTACGGCCAAGACGTTCCGCCGCCTGCGCCAGACTGCCAAGGTCATGCGCGACGCAAAGCGTACGCAATGTATCCAGATCGAGATTGATTCGCATAGATCCTGACAAAAAGATACAACTCGCAGACGACACTCGCACCCTGGTCGTACTCAGGGCATCTTCGCAGTTGCCTTATCGTCTTCCGGATTTCCGCTCACATCCAACCGCTTCACTCGTTGAAAGGCCACTACGTTTCCCTTTTGATCGCAGATCATCTGCCACATCTCGCCTGTCTGCTGATTCACGAGAAAGGTATGTGCCTGCATTCCATGCGCAGTTCTATGCACAGCCGACTGCGCTAGCGTATATCGCAGCGGATCCACAAGAACCGTCTTCGCTTCGCCGCCCTTCTTCTTGTCCTTGCAATCGTCATGCTTCTGCGCCAGTGCAACCTGAACACAGAACATGATCAACCCCATAAATGAACCCAGGTAGAAAGCCCCCGTAAACACCGCAAACCAGAGATCCAGCAACCCCTGCGACTTCTTTTCTTCTTCAATCAGCTTTTCTTTGCCTTCTCGAAGCGCATTCACTCTCTCTGGATCAGGAATCACCACCGGAGCCGACTGCTCTTTTTCAATCTCTGCAATCCGTTCCTTCCTTCGCCTCACCCGATTGATCCAGAAGAGATAGACCACGCCGCCAAAGATGCTCACGCCAAACAGAAACATCACCACCGCAAGGTACACTCTTCCCCGCTGCGGCAATCCCATCAGCATCTCTGGATGTAAATACACTCCTGCCAGCACGGCTCCGGAAATTCCCACTAGCCACTTCACCGCATCCACATATCCCGTCGCCGCATCTTGAAGAGGAGCGTCTGGCATACGATCAATACCCCGGAGGCTTGCCCATAAACATGCTCGCCAGGTCTTCCGGCATCAGCAGCTTTCCCTCACGCGCTGAAACCCTCTCGATCAGATCATCAATCTGCGAAGGCCCCGCCTCCAGCCAGTGATGGAACACTGCCTCTCTCCGTTCATTCCCCACATGAGCGGCGCGCATCAGGAGTACGCCCATCGTCTCCAGCATCGTCGCCGTCACGCCAGGCGCGAAATCGATCCTTCGTTCTCTCCTGGCTCGCATCAGCACATGGACGCACGACATCATCGTCGTCAACCCAACATCGACTGCTTCCGATGTATCTTCTTCAACCGGAGCGACAGGAGCGCTGGTCTCGTCTGAAAAATCAAATTCTTGATACTTCCGGTTAAATC
This portion of the Edaphobacter sp. 4G125 genome encodes:
- a CDS encoding D-arabinono-1,4-lactone oxidase, translating into MDKREFLKTSGAFAAITLLPGFSPAESNDMAHRTNWSGNLTYHTDKLFEPSSVAELQQVVKDHPSIRPLGTRHAFNGIADSTQAQVSLSKFKDISIDEKTRTVTVGAGVRYGDIAPVIDAKGFALHNLASLPHISVPGAIATGTHGSGIHNGNLSTSVAAIEFVDANGDLHTLSRADGDKFNGAVVNLGLLGVMTKVTLNLEPTFQVAQTVYTDLPFSELEHHFDDIFDAGYSVSIFTDWQHGRATELWLKRRVKPGEKLDTPALFYNAKLATKNLHPIPALDPVNCTPQMNKPGPWYERLPHFRMNFTPSSGEELQTEYFVPRAQAYQAIRAVETLHERITPHLLTTELRTIAADNLWMSMAYQRDSLAIHFTWKRQWPEVQKILPLIEAKLAPFNPRPHWAKLFTLKAAQLRAVYPKMANFKTLVQQYDPKGKFRNEFITTELYS
- a CDS encoding SDR family oxidoreductase; amino-acid sequence: MSGRIQSTMTEELKGQLAVVTGAARGIGAAISKRLASMGATIILVARDKSRLQKVQQEIAAAGGTAHTAELDLLDESSIVSLARTVETQHHRCDILINNAGIGYAGKSLIEMPSADWDTLMGTNLRGPYLMVRALAPLMIRARSGHIVNISSLAGHNPLPNGAAYAASKWGLNGLTYSLAEELRPHNIRVSVIAPGSVNTGFSHSNKDPNKKLQPEDVANVVAMLVTQAPQSFVSEVLMRPTQKP
- a CDS encoding lipocalin-like domain-containing protein produces the protein MMIRCLPLLAAFVVIGPLAAPAQVSSVVGTWVLTAADKQLPDGSRVHDYGDHPHGLVIFTNDGYYSVQIYRSERLKFSSGNKLKGTPEEYKDASLGASVHFGRYTVDPDKHTITFRTDRSAFPNWDDTTRVTPYELKGDELSWKVPARPDGSIPITILRRAR
- a CDS encoding LysR family transcriptional regulator, translating into MRINLDLDTLRTLCVAHDLGSLAQAAERLGRTPSAISLQMKRLQEELGAPLFRKRGRGLALTEAGEVALSYARRILSLNDELMDTMQGAKMAGHIRIGCPQDFAAILPPVLSHFSSLYPLMQIELRIEGNAALADAIEKTEIDLAVVIGHEDRAAASVVGKLDVVWIASSTFVRPRDQPLPLAVLGPQCVFRKCAIQHLEATDIPYRIAANSPSLDGLWAALLGGLGITARTGLNLPDGLVSAGSLYGLPLLEGMPVTLHRNVRSDGVAVDRMRTLLVDALGLALASRAKASRVTDISTRRRKSINSAQQ